The proteins below come from a single Chiloscyllium punctatum isolate Juve2018m chromosome 18, sChiPun1.3, whole genome shotgun sequence genomic window:
- the LOC140489010 gene encoding ferritin heavy chain, oocyte isoform-like: MASQVCQNYHKDCEDAVNKQINLELYSSYVYLSMSSYFDRDDVALRHFAEFFKEQSHEEREHAEKLMAFQNKRGGRVLLQDVKKPEQDEWGNGLAAMQRALQMEKDVNQSLLDLHKLSSGHTDPHLCDFLERHYLDEQVKMIKKLGDHITNLKRLGAPENGLGEYLFDRLTLS; the protein is encoded by the exons ATGGCCTCCCAAGTGTGTCAGAACTACCACAAGGACTGTGAGGATGCTGTTAACAAGCAGATCAATCTGGAGCTCTATTCCTCCTATGTTTACCTCTCCATG TCCTCTTACTTTGACCGGGATGATGTTGCCCTGCGTCACTTTGCTGAGTTCTTCAAGGAGCAGTCCCATGAGGAACGGGAACACGCTGAGAAACTGATGGCATTCCAGAATAAACGTGGAGGCCgagtcctcctgcaggatgtcaaG AAGCCAGAGCAGGATGAGTGGGGCAATGGTCTGGCGGCAATGCAGAGAGCTCTGCAGATGGAGAAGGATGTGAACCAGAGTCTGCTGGATCTGCACAAACTCTCCTctggccacactgaccctcat CTGTGTGACTTCCTGGAGAGGCACTACTTGGATGAGCAAGTGAAGATGATCAAGAAGCTGGGAGatcacatcaccaacctgaagagactgggagcccctgagaatggcctgggagagtacctgtttgacaggctcACCCTGAGCTGA